A window of Apium graveolens cultivar Ventura chromosome 8, ASM990537v1, whole genome shotgun sequence contains these coding sequences:
- the LOC141680117 gene encoding uncharacterized protein LOC141680117: MERNCKEPVQKANVLSITGPSPSAAPAAQPRARTFNKTMKDAVQYADVVAGMLDIKLVEVKVLMDSGETRSFIAESVIAILKCVTYPLEPNLITEVANQERVTSKRICPICDRIIEGRHFSAGLILFKLREFDVLLWMDWFSNHYVQIECRSKKVKLQTKDGIKVIFKGKKQEMNFLMAI; this comes from the coding sequence atggaaAGGAACtgtaaggagcctgttcagaaggcgaATGTGCTTAGCATTACTGGACCGTCGCCCTCTGCAGCACCAGCAGCTCAGCCAAGGGCAAGAACGTTCAACAAGACAATGAAAGATGCTGTGCAGTATGcggatgtggtggcaggtatgcttgaTATAAAATTAGTAGAAGTTaaagtgttaatggattctggagaAACTAGATCCTTTATTGCTGAAAGTGTTATTGCTATATTAAAGTGTGTTACATACCCTCTCGAACCTAATTTGATTACAGAAGTAGCGAATCAAGAAAGAGTTACTTCCAAGAGAATCTGTCCCATTTGCGATAGGATTATAGAAGGTCGACACTTTTCCGCTGGCTTAATTCTTTTTAAGTTAAGAGAATTTGACGTTCTATTATGGATGGATTGGTTTTCAAACCACTATGTGCAAATTGAATGTAGAAGTAAGAAAGTGAAATTACAGACCAAGGATGGTATTaaagtgatattcaaaggaaagaagcAAGAGATGAATTTTCTAATGGCTATCTAA